The following proteins come from a genomic window of Streptomyces sp. NBC_01716:
- a CDS encoding ThuA domain-containing protein, producing MAGALVAGTLAVVPAAAHPGEPEPAADTFQQVALAKGADEVGEPMSLAVLPDRQVLHTSRDGTLRITDAAGATKVAGKLDVYTHDEEGLQGVGIDPDFAENRAIYLYYSPVLDTPAGDAPETGTAADFAPFDGYNRLSRFTLNEDGTLDKASEKKVLDIETNRGLCCHVGGDIAFDADGNLYLSTGDDTNPFASDGYTPIDERSNRNPAFDARRSSGNTNDLRGKVLRIKVAEDGSYTVPEGNLFAPGTAKTRPEIYGMGFRNPFRINVDQKTGIVYVGEYGPDAGAASETRGPAGQVEFARMTEAGNFGWPFCTGDNDAYRDYDFATGTSGPAFDCAAPKNESPHNTGLTDLPPAQAAWIPYNGNSVPEFGDGSESPMGGPVYNFDPELESAAKFPEEYDGDFFAGEFGREWIKRIEKDADGTVTGIHDFPWTGTQVMDMEFGPDGALYVLDYGRSWFGGDENSAVYRIENIADGRAPVAVAASNKTSGVAPLRANFSSAGTTDADGDEITYAWDFGDGGKSTEPNPSHVYKKNGTYTATLTATDPKGHTGSASVRVVVGNTAPKVTLTVPADGALFKFGDKLPFKVTVTDPEDGASGPIDCDKVTVNYILGHDSHGHPITSAKGCEGTITAPADGEHDPNADIFGVIDAEYTDGGGGGQAALTTHDQVQLQPRHRQAEHFTNSSGVNTFDKASANGGKTVGDISNDDWISFKPYNLTGSKTLTARISSGGAGGFLEVRTGSATGKLLGSAPIPVTGSWDTFQDIDVPLRSVPKATTELFLVFKGGEGALYDVDDFEISDQAAGRTEKRVLVFSKTAGFRHDSIEAGTAALKELGKTSNITVDSTETGAQFTTNNLARYDAVVFLSTTGDVLNPEQQKAFEYYISTGGAYMGVHAASDTEYDWAYYGKLVGAYFSGHPQIQQATVRVEDKAHPATAHLDDEWQRTDEWYNYRDNPRSDVRVLATLDETTYQGGTMKGDHPIAWCQTYEGGRSFYTGGGHTKESYADPAFREHLLGGLRYAAGQVKANCKPNTGYRSIFNGKTLEGWKQAGPGKFNIGGGELHTEGGMGMLWYQAKQLGSYSLKMDWKMDGDDNSGVFIGFPASDDPWSAVNNGYEIQIDATDAADRTTGAIYTFKSANIKARDQVLRPPGQWNSYEIKVQGERVQVILNGVKINDFTNTDPARSLKDGYIGIQNHGADDQVAFRNIQLKELAS from the coding sequence ATGGCCGGCGCTCTCGTCGCCGGCACCCTCGCCGTCGTCCCCGCCGCCGCCCACCCGGGCGAGCCCGAGCCGGCGGCCGACACCTTCCAGCAGGTCGCCCTCGCCAAGGGTGCCGACGAGGTGGGCGAGCCCATGTCGCTGGCGGTCCTGCCGGACCGTCAGGTCCTGCACACCTCGCGCGACGGAACGCTGCGTATCACCGACGCGGCCGGCGCCACCAAGGTCGCGGGCAAGCTCGACGTGTACACGCACGACGAGGAAGGTCTCCAAGGCGTCGGTATCGACCCCGACTTCGCGGAGAACCGCGCGATCTACCTCTACTACTCCCCGGTGCTCGACACCCCCGCCGGTGACGCACCCGAGACGGGCACGGCTGCCGACTTCGCCCCCTTCGACGGGTACAACCGGCTCTCCCGCTTCACGCTGAACGAGGACGGCACCCTCGACAAGGCCAGCGAGAAGAAGGTCCTCGACATCGAGACCAACCGCGGTCTCTGCTGCCACGTCGGCGGTGACATCGCCTTCGACGCCGACGGCAACCTCTACCTGTCGACGGGTGACGACACCAACCCCTTCGCCTCCGACGGCTACACGCCGATCGACGAACGCTCCAACCGCAACCCGGCCTTCGACGCCCGGCGTTCCTCCGGCAACACCAACGACCTGCGCGGCAAGGTCCTGCGGATCAAGGTCGCCGAGGACGGTTCGTACACCGTCCCCGAGGGCAACCTCTTCGCCCCCGGCACCGCGAAGACCCGCCCCGAGATCTACGGCATGGGTTTCCGCAACCCGTTCCGGATCAACGTCGACCAGAAGACCGGCATCGTCTACGTCGGTGAGTACGGCCCCGACGCGGGCGCGGCTTCCGAGACCCGTGGCCCGGCCGGCCAGGTCGAGTTCGCCCGGATGACCGAGGCCGGCAACTTCGGCTGGCCCTTCTGCACCGGCGACAACGACGCCTACCGCGACTACGACTTCGCGACCGGCACCTCGGGGCCCGCCTTCGACTGCGCGGCGCCGAAGAACGAGTCGCCGCACAACACCGGTCTCACCGACCTGCCGCCCGCCCAGGCCGCCTGGATCCCGTACAACGGGAACAGCGTCCCGGAGTTCGGCGACGGCTCCGAGTCCCCGATGGGCGGCCCGGTCTACAACTTCGACCCGGAGCTGGAGTCCGCGGCGAAGTTCCCCGAGGAGTACGACGGCGACTTCTTCGCCGGCGAGTTCGGGCGTGAGTGGATCAAGCGCATTGAGAAGGACGCGGACGGCACCGTCACCGGCATCCACGACTTCCCGTGGACCGGCACCCAGGTCATGGACATGGAGTTCGGCCCCGACGGCGCGCTCTACGTGCTCGACTACGGCCGCTCCTGGTTCGGCGGCGACGAGAACTCGGCGGTCTACCGCATCGAGAACATCGCCGACGGCCGGGCACCGGTCGCCGTGGCCGCCTCCAACAAGACGTCGGGTGTGGCGCCGCTGCGGGCGAACTTCTCCTCCGCGGGCACCACGGACGCGGACGGTGACGAGATCACCTACGCCTGGGACTTCGGCGACGGCGGCAAGTCCACCGAGCCCAACCCCAGCCACGTCTACAAGAAGAACGGCACCTACACCGCGACTCTGACCGCCACCGACCCCAAGGGCCACACCGGCAGCGCGTCCGTACGCGTGGTCGTCGGCAACACCGCGCCCAAGGTGACGCTCACCGTGCCCGCCGACGGCGCCCTCTTCAAGTTCGGCGACAAGCTGCCCTTCAAGGTCACGGTCACTGATCCTGAAGACGGCGCTTCCGGCCCGATCGACTGTGACAAGGTCACCGTCAACTACATCCTCGGCCACGACAGCCACGGCCACCCGATCACCTCGGCCAAGGGCTGCGAAGGCACCATCACCGCCCCGGCGGACGGCGAGCACGACCCCAACGCCGACATCTTCGGTGTCATCGACGCCGAGTACACCGACGGCGGAGGCGGCGGCCAGGCCGCGCTCACCACGCACGACCAGGTGCAGCTCCAGCCCCGCCACCGGCAGGCCGAGCACTTCACCAACTCGTCGGGTGTCAACACCTTCGACAAGGCGTCGGCCAACGGCGGCAAGACCGTCGGCGACATCAGCAACGACGACTGGATCTCCTTCAAGCCGTACAACCTGACCGGGTCCAAGACCCTCACCGCCCGGATCTCCTCCGGCGGCGCGGGCGGATTCCTCGAAGTGCGTACGGGCTCCGCCACCGGCAAGCTCCTCGGCTCCGCGCCGATCCCGGTGACCGGCAGCTGGGACACCTTCCAGGACATCGACGTACCGCTGCGCTCGGTACCGAAGGCCACCACGGAGCTGTTCCTCGTCTTCAAGGGCGGCGAGGGCGCGCTCTACGACGTCGACGACTTCGAGATCAGCGACCAGGCGGCCGGCCGCACCGAGAAGCGGGTCCTCGTCTTCTCCAAGACCGCCGGGTTCCGTCACGACTCCATCGAGGCCGGCACAGCGGCCCTGAAGGAGCTGGGCAAGACCAGCAACATCACGGTCGACTCCACCGAGACCGGGGCGCAGTTCACCACGAACAACCTCGCCCGGTACGACGCGGTGGTCTTCCTCTCCACCACCGGTGACGTCCTCAACCCCGAGCAGCAGAAGGCCTTCGAGTACTACATCTCCACCGGCGGTGCCTACATGGGCGTCCACGCCGCGTCGGACACCGAGTACGACTGGGCCTACTACGGCAAGCTCGTCGGCGCCTACTTCTCCGGTCACCCGCAGATCCAGCAGGCCACCGTCCGGGTCGAGGACAAGGCCCACCCGGCCACCGCCCACCTGGACGACGAGTGGCAGCGCACGGACGAGTGGTACAACTACCGCGACAACCCGCGCTCCGACGTGCGTGTCCTCGCCACCCTGGACGAGACCACCTACCAGGGCGGCACCATGAAGGGCGACCACCCGATCGCCTGGTGCCAGACGTACGAGGGCGGCCGGTCCTTCTACACGGGAGGCGGCCACACCAAGGAGTCGTACGCCGACCCGGCCTTCCGTGAGCACCTGCTGGGCGGTCTGCGCTACGCGGCCGGCCAGGTGAAGGCCAACTGCAAGCCGAACACCGGCTACCGCAGCATCTTCAACGGCAAGACCCTGGAAGGGTGGAAGCAGGCCGGTCCGGGCAAGTTCAACATCGGTGGCGGCGAACTGCACACCGAGGGCGGCATGGGCATGCTCTGGTACCAGGCCAAGCAGCTCGGCTCGTACTCGCTGAAGATGGACTGGAAGATGGACGGGGACGACAACTCCGGTGTCTTCATCGGCTTCCCGGCCTCCGACGACCCCTGGTCGGCCGTCAACAACGGCTACGAGATCCAGATCGACGCCACGGACGCGGCGGACCGCACCACCGGTGCCATCTACACCTTCAAGTCGGCCAACATCAAGGCCAGGGACCAGGTTCTGCGGCCTCCGGGCCAGTGGAACAGCTACGAGATCAAGGTCCAGGGTGAGCGGGTCCAGGTCATCCTCAACGGAGTCAAGATCAACGACTTCACCAACACCGATCCGGCGCGCAGCCTGAAGGACGGCTACATCGGCATCCAGAACCACGGTGCCGACGATCAGGTCGCGTTCCGCAACATCCAGCTGAAGGAACTGGCCTCCTAG
- a CDS encoding sugar phosphate isomerase/epimerase family protein, which translates to MPRPFTLFTGQWADLPLEEVCRLARDFGYDGLELACWGDHFEVDKALTDPGYLESRHQLLDKYGLKCWAISNHLVGQAVCDSIIDERHQNILPARIWGDGEAEGVRQRAAAEIKDTARAAAAFGVNTVIGFTGSSIWHLLAMFPPVPPTMIERGYDDFAERWNPILDVFDTEGVRFAHEVHPGEIAYDYWTTKQALEAVDHRPAFGLNFDPSHFVWQDLDPTGFLYDFRDRIYHVDCKEARKRLDGRNGRLGSHLPWGDPRRGWDFVSAGHGDVPWEDVFRMLGAINYEGPISVEWEDAGMDRLAGAPEALADLKRFDFDRPTASFDAAFGGGE; encoded by the coding sequence ATGCCACGCCCGTTCACGCTGTTCACCGGCCAGTGGGCCGATCTGCCACTGGAAGAGGTCTGCCGGCTCGCCCGTGACTTCGGTTACGACGGACTGGAACTGGCCTGCTGGGGCGACCACTTCGAGGTCGACAAGGCCCTCACCGACCCGGGCTATCTGGAGAGCCGCCACCAGCTGCTCGACAAGTACGGCCTCAAGTGCTGGGCGATCTCCAACCATCTGGTCGGCCAGGCGGTCTGCGACAGCATCATCGACGAGCGCCACCAGAACATCCTGCCGGCCCGGATCTGGGGCGACGGGGAGGCCGAGGGCGTACGCCAGAGGGCCGCGGCCGAGATCAAGGACACCGCGCGGGCCGCCGCTGCCTTTGGTGTCAACACGGTGATCGGCTTCACCGGTTCGTCCATCTGGCATCTGCTGGCGATGTTCCCGCCGGTGCCGCCCACCATGATCGAGCGCGGCTACGACGACTTCGCGGAGCGGTGGAACCCGATCCTCGACGTCTTCGACACCGAGGGTGTGCGCTTCGCCCACGAGGTGCACCCGGGCGAGATCGCGTACGACTACTGGACGACGAAGCAGGCGCTGGAAGCGGTCGACCACCGGCCCGCGTTCGGGCTGAACTTCGACCCGAGCCATTTCGTCTGGCAGGACCTGGACCCGACCGGATTCCTGTACGACTTCCGGGACCGGATCTACCACGTCGACTGCAAGGAGGCGCGCAAGCGTCTCGACGGCCGCAACGGCAGGCTCGGCTCGCATCTGCCCTGGGGCGACCCGCGGCGCGGCTGGGACTTCGTCTCGGCCGGGCACGGCGACGTGCCGTGGGAGGACGTCTTCCGCATGCTGGGGGCGATCAACTACGAGGGTCCGATCTCGGTGGAGTGGGAGGACGCCGGTATGGACCGGCTCGCCGGCGCCCCCGAGGCGCTCGCCGATCTGAAGCGGTTCGACTTCGACCGGCCGACCGCGTCCTTCGACGCGGCCTTCGGCGGCGGCGAATAG
- a CDS encoding ThuA domain-containing protein codes for MHSQRRPRGRTFLALLTGALLAGSTLSAVPATAADPGRQAAAPTFQQVTLAKGAEEAGEPMTLAVLPDRQVLHTSRDGTLRITDEGGTTKVSGTLDVYSHDEEGLQGVGIDPGFAQNRAIYLYYAPKLDTPTGDAPETGTAADFAPFDGVNRLSRFTLNEDGTLDKASEKKVIDVPASRGTCCHVGGDIAFDADGNLYLSTGDDTNPFASDGYSPIDDRPNRNPAFDARRSAGNSNDLRGKVLRIKVADDGSYTVPEGNLFAPGTEKTKPEIYAMGFRNPFRISVDKETGVVYVGDYGPDAGAADPDRGPAGQVEFARVTEAGNFGWPYCTGDNEPFKDYDFATNTSGAAFDCAAPKNDSPHNTGLTELPPSQAAWIPYDGNSVPEFGDGSESPMGGPVYNYDADLDSPVKFPEEYDGNFFAGEFGRKWIKRIDQGADGTVNSINDFPWAGTQVMDQEFGPDGALYVLDYGTGYFGGDANSALYRIENATEGYAPVAVAAADKTSGTGPLEVAFSSEGTEDADGDELTYAWDFGDGGTSTDPNPTHTFEENGTYSATVTAKDPGGLTGTASVQVVVGNTAPTVKLELPAPGTLFDFGDELPFKVTVTDPEDGEDIDCSKVTVRYILGHDSHGHPITSKTGCEGTITAPADAEHDPNANIFGVIDAEYTDGGGGGQAALTGHGQSEIQPRHRQAEHANDSSGTTVTDREGANGGKTVGGISDGDWISFEPYQLAGAAKLTARVSSGGAGGTLEVRAGAADGDVLGTAEVPVTGGWTTFDDVEVPLSGAPAGTTDLVLSFKGGEGDLFDVDDFEITGDAPAEAGERVLVFSKTAGFRHDSIEAGTAALKELGESTDIAVESTEDAGAFTAGNLANYDAVAFLSTTGDVLNAEQQTAFEEYVAGGGGYLGIHAAADTEYDWEFYGGLVGAYFDSHPAIQPATVKVEDHEHPATAHLEDTWDRTDEWYNYRTNPREQARVLASLDESSYEGGTMGGDHPIAWCQTYDGGRSFYTGGGHTKESYAEPAFRDHLLGGLKYAAGQVEADCTPAGSEPDPGYTPIFDGETLDGWKQAGPGKFDIVDGELRSEGGMGLLWYEAKELSSYSLKLDWKMAGDDNSGVFVGFPASDDVNSAVNNGYEVQIDATDADDRTTGSVYGFQAADTEARDKALKPPGEWNSYELRVEGERLQVFLNGVAINDFTNTDPARSLKDGYIGLQNHGADDQVSYRNIQLKEGPT; via the coding sequence GTGCACAGTCAACGACGTCCCAGAGGCCGAACATTTCTCGCGCTGCTGACCGGCGCCCTGCTCGCGGGGTCGACCCTCAGCGCCGTTCCGGCCACCGCCGCCGACCCTGGAAGACAGGCCGCCGCCCCCACGTTTCAGCAGGTGACCCTGGCCAAGGGTGCCGAAGAAGCAGGCGAGCCCATGACCCTCGCGGTCCTGCCGGACCGTCAGGTCCTGCACACCTCACGCGACGGCACACTCCGAATCACCGACGAGGGCGGCACCACCAAGGTGTCCGGCACCCTCGACGTCTACAGCCACGACGAGGAAGGTCTGCAAGGAGTCGGGATCGACCCCGGCTTCGCCCAGAACCGGGCGATCTACCTCTACTACGCGCCCAAGCTCGACACCCCCACGGGCGACGCGCCCGAGACGGGCACGGCCGCCGACTTCGCCCCCTTCGACGGGGTCAACCGGCTCTCGCGCTTCACGCTCAACGAGGACGGAACCCTCGACAAGGCGAGCGAGAAGAAGGTCATCGACGTCCCCGCCTCGCGTGGCACCTGCTGCCATGTCGGCGGTGACATCGCCTTCGACGCGGACGGCAACCTGTATCTGTCGACCGGCGACGACACCAACCCGTTCGCCTCCGACGGCTACAGCCCGATCGACGACCGGCCGAACCGCAACCCCGCGTTCGACGCCCGCCGTTCGGCCGGCAACTCCAACGACCTGCGCGGCAAGGTGCTGCGTATCAAGGTCGCGGACGACGGCTCGTACACCGTCCCCGAGGGCAATCTCTTCGCCCCGGGCACGGAGAAGACGAAGCCCGAGATCTACGCCATGGGCTTCCGCAACCCGTTCCGGATCTCCGTCGACAAGGAGACGGGCGTCGTCTACGTCGGCGACTACGGTCCCGACGCCGGCGCGGCCGACCCGGACCGCGGCCCGGCCGGCCAGGTCGAGTTCGCCCGCGTCACCGAGGCGGGCAACTTCGGCTGGCCGTACTGCACCGGCGACAACGAGCCCTTCAAGGACTACGACTTCGCCACCAACACCTCGGGCGCGGCCTTCGACTGCGCGGCGCCCAAGAACGACTCGCCGCACAACACGGGGCTGACCGAGCTCCCGCCGTCCCAGGCCGCCTGGATTCCGTACGACGGGAACAGTGTCCCGGAGTTCGGCGACGGCTCCGAGTCCCCGATGGGCGGTCCCGTCTACAACTACGACGCGGACCTCGACTCCCCGGTCAAGTTCCCCGAGGAGTACGACGGGAACTTCTTCGCCGGCGAGTTCGGCCGCAAGTGGATCAAGCGCATCGACCAGGGTGCCGACGGCACCGTCAACTCGATCAACGACTTCCCCTGGGCCGGCACCCAGGTCATGGACCAGGAGTTCGGCCCCGACGGCGCGCTCTACGTCCTGGACTACGGCACCGGCTACTTCGGCGGCGACGCGAACTCGGCGCTCTACCGCATCGAGAACGCCACCGAGGGGTACGCACCGGTCGCGGTGGCCGCGGCGGACAAGACCTCGGGCACCGGACCGCTGGAGGTGGCCTTCTCGTCGGAGGGCACCGAGGACGCGGACGGTGACGAGCTCACGTACGCCTGGGACTTCGGCGACGGGGGCACCTCCACCGACCCGAACCCGACCCACACCTTCGAGGAGAACGGCACCTACTCGGCGACCGTCACCGCGAAGGACCCGGGCGGGCTCACCGGCACCGCATCCGTCCAGGTCGTCGTCGGCAACACCGCACCCACGGTGAAGCTGGAACTGCCCGCGCCGGGCACACTGTTCGACTTCGGCGACGAGCTGCCGTTCAAGGTCACCGTGACCGATCCCGAGGACGGGGAGGACATCGACTGCTCCAAGGTCACCGTCCGCTACATCCTCGGCCACGACAGCCACGGTCACCCGATCACCTCGAAGACCGGCTGCGAGGGCACCATCACGGCGCCCGCCGACGCCGAACACGATCCCAACGCGAACATCTTCGGAGTGATCGACGCCGAGTACACCGACGGCGGGGGCGGCGGCCAGGCCGCGCTCACCGGTCACGGCCAGTCCGAGATCCAGCCGAGGCACCGTCAGGCGGAGCACGCCAACGACTCGTCGGGCACCACCGTCACCGATCGCGAGGGAGCCAACGGCGGCAAGACCGTCGGCGGTATCTCGGACGGCGACTGGATCTCCTTCGAGCCGTACCAGCTGGCGGGCGCGGCCAAGCTCACCGCGCGGGTCTCGTCCGGCGGTGCCGGCGGCACCCTGGAGGTGCGCGCGGGCGCGGCCGACGGGGACGTCCTCGGCACGGCCGAGGTGCCCGTCACCGGCGGCTGGACCACCTTCGATGACGTCGAGGTACCGCTCAGCGGCGCCCCGGCGGGGACGACCGATCTCGTCCTGAGCTTCAAGGGCGGCGAGGGCGACCTCTTCGACGTGGACGACTTCGAGATCACCGGGGACGCACCCGCCGAAGCGGGCGAGCGTGTCCTGGTCTTCTCCAAGACCGCGGGCTTCCGCCACGACTCCATCGAGGCCGGTACAGCGGCCCTGAAGGAGCTGGGGGAGTCCACCGACATCGCGGTCGAGTCCACGGAGGACGCGGGCGCGTTCACGGCGGGGAACCTCGCGAACTACGACGCGGTGGCGTTCCTGTCCACCACCGGTGACGTACTGAACGCCGAGCAGCAGACGGCGTTCGAGGAGTACGTCGCCGGAGGCGGCGGCTATCTGGGCATCCACGCCGCCGCCGACACCGAGTACGACTGGGAATTCTACGGAGGTCTGGTGGGGGCCTACTTCGACTCCCACCCGGCGATCCAGCCCGCCACCGTGAAGGTGGAGGACCACGAGCACCCGGCCACGGCCCATCTGGAGGACACCTGGGACCGTACGGACGAGTGGTACAACTACCGCACCAATCCCCGTGAACAGGCCCGGGTGCTCGCCTCGCTGGACGAGTCGAGCTACGAGGGCGGCACCATGGGCGGCGATCACCCGATCGCCTGGTGCCAGACGTACGACGGCGGCCGGTCCTTCTACACCGGGGGCGGCCACACCAAGGAGTCGTACGCCGAACCGGCCTTCCGTGACCATCTGCTCGGCGGCCTGAAGTACGCCGCCGGACAGGTCGAGGCCGACTGCACACCGGCCGGCTCCGAGCCGGACCCCGGGTACACGCCCATCTTCGACGGCGAGACGCTGGACGGCTGGAAGCAGGCCGGTCCTGGCAAGTTCGACATCGTCGACGGTGAACTGCGCTCCGAGGGCGGCATGGGTCTGCTCTGGTACGAGGCGAAGGAACTGTCCTCGTACTCGCTCAAGCTCGACTGGAAGATGGCCGGCGACGACAACTCCGGTGTCTTCGTGGGCTTTCCGGCCTCCGACGACGTCAACTCGGCCGTGAACAACGGCTACGAGGTCCAGATCGACGCCACCGACGCCGACGACCGCACCACGGGATCGGTGTACGGATTCCAGGCCGCCGACACCGAGGCCAGGGACAAGGCGCTCAAGCCGCCGGGTGAGTGGAACAGCTACGAACTCAGGGTCGAAGGGGAGCGCCTCCAGGTGTTCCTCAACGGGGTCGCGATCAACGACTTCACCAACACCGACCCGGCCCGGAGTCTGAAGGACGGCTACATCGGCCTGCAGAACCACGGCGCCGACGACCAGGTCTCGTATCGGAACATCCAGCTCAAGGAGGGGCCTACGTAG
- a CDS encoding substrate-binding domain-containing protein: protein MPETSRRGLLFGTAAISAGAFLTACTSNEKDDEPAANNEPAADDKPGKPVTIGFAGPQADHGWLNAINDNARSQAKKYSDVTLDITEGSNDTAAQIGQIDALINKKVDVLVILPADGKALTQAGLKAMRAGIPVINLDRIFADPQAFRCYVGGDNYGMGVNAGNYIGEKLKDKANATVIELSGPDSLELTQQRTKGFDDALKNYPNIKKVARQAADFTVESGQAKMAQLLQAQSKFDALWNHDDDQGVGALRAIDQAGRDGFLMVGGAGAKAAMDAIKADNSVLKATVLYPPIMASSAIDLARALGQGKGVSGLAGLEIPAQVTLFSAVVDKTNIDEYLPQGFS, encoded by the coding sequence ATGCCAGAAACGAGCCGCAGAGGACTCCTGTTCGGCACCGCCGCGATTTCCGCGGGTGCCTTCCTCACCGCCTGCACCAGCAACGAGAAGGACGACGAGCCCGCGGCGAACAATGAGCCGGCGGCCGACGACAAGCCCGGCAAGCCGGTCACCATCGGCTTCGCGGGCCCCCAGGCCGACCACGGCTGGCTGAACGCCATCAACGACAACGCCCGTTCGCAGGCGAAGAAGTACTCGGACGTCACGCTCGACATCACCGAGGGCTCGAACGACACGGCCGCCCAGATCGGCCAGATCGATGCCCTGATCAACAAGAAGGTCGACGTCCTGGTGATCCTGCCGGCCGACGGCAAGGCCCTGACCCAGGCCGGTCTCAAGGCGATGCGCGCGGGCATCCCCGTCATCAACCTGGACCGCATCTTCGCCGACCCGCAGGCGTTCCGCTGCTACGTCGGCGGTGACAACTACGGCATGGGCGTCAACGCCGGCAACTACATCGGCGAGAAGCTGAAGGACAAGGCGAACGCCACCGTCATCGAACTCTCGGGCCCCGACAGCCTGGAGCTGACCCAGCAGCGCACCAAGGGCTTCGACGACGCGCTCAAGAACTACCCGAACATCAAGAAGGTCGCCCGTCAGGCGGCCGACTTCACCGTCGAGTCCGGCCAGGCCAAGATGGCCCAGCTGCTCCAGGCGCAGTCCAAGTTCGACGCCCTGTGGAACCACGACGACGACCAGGGTGTCGGCGCGCTGCGCGCCATCGACCAGGCCGGCCGTGACGGCTTCCTGATGGTCGGCGGCGCCGGTGCCAAGGCGGCGATGGACGCCATCAAGGCCGACAACAGTGTCCTGAAGGCGACCGTGCTGTACCCGCCGATCATGGCGTCGTCGGCGATCGACCTCGCCCGTGCGCTGGGCCAGGGCAAGGGCGTCAGCGGTCTGGCCGGTCTGGAGATCCCGGCCCAGGTCACCCTGTTCTCTGCGGTCGTCGACAAGACCAACATCGACGAGTACCTGCCCCAGGGATTCAGCTGA
- a CDS encoding Gfo/Idh/MocA family protein, whose protein sequence is MTSREASEKEAGAPPPLGIGMIGYSFMGAAHSQGWRTAGHVFDLPMRPELAAICGRDEAAVAKAADKLGWAAAETDWRDLIARDDVQLVDICTPGDSHAEIAIAALEAGKHVLCEKPLANSVAEAEAMVRAAEEARSRGQLAMVGFNYRRVPAIAYARRLIEEGRLGALRHVRVTYLQDWLVDAEFPLTWRLKREHAGSGALGDLGAHIVDLAQFLAGEPLVGVSAMTETFVRERPLLSGASAGLSASGGAELGPVTVDDAALFTGRLASGALASFEATRMAAGRKNALRLEINGEHGSLAFDLERLNELSFHDQSEPAVSAGFRRILVTESEHPYLEAWWPPGHGLGYEHTFVHQAKDLVEAIAAGTDPAPSFADGLQVQRVLAAVEDSAEKNAIYTPVPAPSGTES, encoded by the coding sequence ATGACCAGCAGGGAAGCGTCGGAGAAGGAAGCCGGCGCACCGCCGCCACTCGGTATCGGCATGATCGGATACTCGTTCATGGGTGCCGCCCACTCGCAGGGCTGGCGCACGGCGGGACATGTCTTCGATCTGCCGATGCGGCCGGAACTCGCCGCCATCTGCGGGCGGGACGAGGCGGCCGTCGCCAAGGCGGCCGACAAACTCGGCTGGGCCGCCGCCGAGACCGACTGGCGGGACCTCATCGCGCGTGACGACGTGCAGCTGGTCGACATCTGTACGCCGGGGGACAGCCACGCGGAGATCGCCATCGCCGCGCTGGAGGCGGGCAAGCACGTCCTGTGCGAGAAGCCGCTGGCCAACTCGGTCGCCGAGGCCGAGGCCATGGTCCGGGCCGCCGAAGAGGCCCGGTCCCGTGGGCAGTTGGCCATGGTGGGCTTCAACTACCGGCGGGTGCCCGCCATCGCGTACGCCCGCCGGCTGATCGAGGAGGGCAGGCTCGGCGCGCTCCGGCATGTGCGGGTCACCTACCTCCAGGACTGGCTGGTCGACGCCGAGTTCCCCCTCACCTGGCGGCTCAAGCGTGAGCACGCGGGGTCGGGGGCGCTCGGCGACCTGGGCGCGCACATCGTGGACCTCGCACAGTTCCTCGCGGGGGAGCCGCTGGTCGGGGTCTCGGCGATGACCGAGACGTTCGTACGGGAGAGGCCGCTGCTCTCCGGGGCGTCGGCCGGTCTCTCGGCGTCCGGCGGCGCCGAGCTCGGCCCGGTCACCGTGGACGACGCCGCGCTGTTCACCGGGCGGCTCGCCTCGGGGGCACTGGCCTCCTTCGAGGCCACCCGGATGGCGGCGGGACGCAAGAACGCGCTGCGGCTGGAGATCAACGGCGAGCACGGCTCGCTCGCCTTCGATCTGGAGCGGCTCAACGAGCTGTCGTTCCACGACCAGTCGGAGCCCGCGGTCAGCGCGGGATTCCGGCGGATCCTGGTCACCGAGTCCGAGCACCCGTATCTGGAGGCCTGGTGGCCGCCGGGCCACGGGCTCGGCTACGAGCACACCTTCGTGCACCAGGCGAAGGATCTGGTCGAGGCGATCGCCGCCGGAACCGATCCCGCGCCCTCCTTCGCCGACGGCCTCCAGGTGCAGCGGGTCCTCGCCGCCGTGGAGGACAGCGCGGAGAAGAACGCCATCTACACACCCGTGCCGGCCCCGTCCGGAACCGAGTCCTGA